Below is a window of Musa acuminata AAA Group cultivar baxijiao unplaced genomic scaffold, Cavendish_Baxijiao_AAA HiC_scaffold_1139, whole genome shotgun sequence DNA.
GAAAAACActttaacataatacaaatacaCTATATTACAATAtttctattatattatattttttaatattattaaaaataatataacatagtttttaatatttttataaaatttatacaaCATATTATGTCGTAGTGTTTTTGTATTATGTTATAGTGTTTCCATGTTATGTTATAGTGTTTTCTTAGTAGGTTAAAAGCATCAGAacttaatttatcatatttttataaaatttatataaaaatattataatatattataatacttttatattatattatattatatttttaattattaaaattattataatatagtataaaaatattataactggaCCGATTCATGGATCGATTCAGAGGAAAATGATATATAATAAATCATCAAATCAGAAAGaattttataaataatcaaaaaataaaaaaatatattttttttaaaaaaattcacccTATAATAATTTGAGAAGATAATTATTACTCATTTAACACATTTGGAAGTGGATACTTGCTTTTACGGGTCACTGAGAGATGGACATCCATCAACCACAAAGGCAAAGTATCATGTCTTTGTAGTTGCATGTGGGCATACGGCCTATTAGCTTTTGCTTCCATGAAGGCTAAATGGTTGGCTACGCATATCTCAGCGTGGTCCAACCCAAGCtttcccctccctctctctctctctctctctctctctctctctcgtccaaGCCAACAAGGACAGCCCATAAATGGTCTCCTTGATTCTGTCACCTTGTGTCACTCCAACAAGTTTATATAAGAGGAGCAGTAGAGCTTCTTCCGCTCTGCAGCACCGCAGCCCATTACACCTCCTCTTCTTTGACATGGAGCCTGCGTGGGATGAGAAGAGCAGGGTGGAGAAGTCACAGGACGATGAGGAGAAGTGGGTGTGTGACTCCTCTGTGGATCACAAAGGAAGGGTTCCTCGCAGAGCCTCCACTGGATGTTGGAAGGCATCCCTGTTCATCATAGGTAGCAAAGGGCTTGTTCTTGTCTCCATGTTGCTACAATCTTGATGATGAATGACCATGGCTTGTCTCTGACAGCGATTGAGTTCGGTGAGAGGCTGTGCTACTTCGGACTGGCCACAAATCTCATCATCTACCTCACCAGGGTGCTGCACCAGGAACTGAAGACGGCGGCCAAGAACGTCAATTACTGGAGCGGCGTCACCTCGATGATGCCCCTCGTTGGTGGATTCGTGGCCGATGCGTACTTGGGCAGATTCTCCACCGTTCTCCTCTCCACCCTCATCTACATCGGGGTACACCTGCTCGCTCGCTGCCATCCATACCTTCTTCTCATCTTCTTTGACATCATGTGCTTGGTGGCATTTGATCGCTGCAGGGTCTCGGCCTGTTAACCATGTCGCAGATGGTCCCGCGGCTGAAGCCATGCGACGCGAGCGGCGCCTGCGGCCGATCACTGCGACTCCACAAGGTCATCTTCTTCGTGGCCATGTACCTGATCTCGGGGGGCACCGGCGGCCACAAGCCGTCGCTCGAGAGCTTCGGCGCCGACCAGTTCGACGACAACCACGCGGAGGAGCGGAAGCAGAAGATGTCCTACTTCAACTGGTGGAGCTTCGCCCTCTGCAGCGGGCTGACGCTGGGGGTCACCGTCGTCGTCTACGTCCAGGACGCCGTCAGCTGGTGGCTGGCCGACGTCGTGCTCACCGCCGTCATGTGCTTCTGCTTCGTGGTCTTCCTGGCGGGCAGGCCGTTCTACCGCTACCGAGCGCCGGAGGGCAGCCCATTCACGCCCATGCTGCAGGTTGTGGTGGCGGCCATGGCCAAAAGACACCTTCCTCTCCCTTCGGATGCTGCAGAACTCTACGAGGTTCCCAAAACGCTCCCGCTGCAGAGCGATAAGAGGCTCCTCTGTCACACTAGCAAACTAAGGTACTCAATTCAGATCCCTGTGATGCCAATGGAACTCACTGCCGACTATATGAAGCAAACACACCCTCATTTGTCTCAGATTTCTCGACAAAGCTGCCATCGTCGAGCACAAGGATGATGAGGAAGCCTTCGCCACGGAGAAGCTGAACCCATGGCGACTAGCGACGGTGACCCAAGTGGAGGAGCTGAAGCTAATACTGGCCATGGTGCCCATATGGCTAACCGCGCTACCCTTAGGCATCTGCATCGGCCAAACCGCCACCTTCTTCATCAAGCAAGCGAGCACCATGAACAGATCATTGGGCGGCAGCTTCGAGATCCCGGCCGCCTCGGTCTACGCCTTCAGCGCCATCGCCATGATCATCTCCGTCACCTTCTACGACACGATCCTGGAGCCCTCCCTGAGAAGAGCCACCGGGAGGGAGCGGGGCGTCAGCATCCTCAAGAGGATCGGAATCGGCTTCGCGTTCTCCGTCGCCGCAATGGTCTCCGCCGCCCTGGTGGAAAGGAAGAGACTGCGTGTGGCGGAAGCGGAGCAAAGCAGCGTCATCTCCATGAGCGTCTTCTGGTTGGTGCCACAGTTCATGATCATGGGGTTCGGTGATGGGTTCGCACTGGTGGGTTTGCAGGAGTACTTCTACGATCAAGTCCCCGACGGCATGAGGAGCTTAGGGATCGGCTTCTACCTCAGCGTCTTCGGGGTGTCCAACTTCCTCAGCAGTCTCTTGATCACGGTGGTGGATCACATCACCTCCAGGGGAGAGAAGGGGAGTTGGTTCGCCAAGGACTTGATCAAGAGCCGCTTGGACTGCTACTACTGGTTGATTTCCGCCATGAGTGCGGTGAATCTGTGTGGCTACGTCTACATCGCGACGAGGTATTCGTACAAGAGAGTGCAGAGGAAGGTGGGCGTCGTTAATTCCCCTGAAGCGGATGTCTAAATGAACCGTTCACAGTTTGCTACCGGACACGTTAAGTAATGCCACTAGATATAGAGGTAGTATGTGTGCTATGTTATTTTCATTGTGCAATACGACTTACTACTCACTCGCAACACTGGCTTAGGGTTTGACATTGACGCAGATAGGGCCTTCGAGAAGCTGACTTTGATTCCATAGAAAGTTGATCATGATAGATTGGCCTTAAATGACTTTTTTGATTTATTGTCTGTAC
It encodes the following:
- the LOC135671434 gene encoding protein NRT1/ PTR FAMILY 5.6-like, producing MVSLILSPCVTPTSLYKRSSRASSALQHRSPLHLLFFDMEPAWDEKSRVEKSQDDEEKWVCDSSVDHKGRVPRRASTGCWKASLFIIAIEFGERLCYFGLATNLIIYLTRVLHQELKTAAKNVNYWSGVTSMMPLVGGFVADAYLGRFSTVLLSTLIYIGGLGLLTMSQMVPRLKPCDASGACGRSLRLHKVIFFVAMYLISGGTGGHKPSLESFGADQFDDNHAEERKQKMSYFNWWSFALCSGLTLGVTVVVYVQDAVSWWLADVVLTAVMCFCFVVFLAGRPFYRYRAPEGSPFTPMLQVVVAAMAKRHLPLPSDAAELYEVPKTLPLQSDKRLLCHTSKLRFLDKAAIVEHKDDEEAFATEKLNPWRLATVTQVEELKLILAMVPIWLTALPLGICIGQTATFFIKQASTMNRSLGGSFEIPAASVYAFSAIAMIISVTFYDTILEPSLRRATGRERGVSILKRIGIGFAFSVAAMVSAALVERKRLRVAEAEQSSVISMSVFWLVPQFMIMGFGDGFALVGLQEYFYDQVPDGMRSLGIGFYLSVFGVSNFLSSLLITVVDHITSRGEKGSWFAKDLIKSRLDCYYWLISAMSAVNLCGYVYIATRYSYKRVQRKVGVVNSPEADV